GGTGATCTTAATTAACTTTTAGTATGTCTTTAGTAGTAGTGGATCCTAACTTCTCTTTTCGACCCCTAGTATTTAACGATGGTTTTTTGATGCCCGTTAGAGGACTTGTGTATTTGTGGAATTGTGGTGGATAACTCAGCGAATGGTAAGTGCACTTTGCATAAAAAGCGTCAATCTTTATGGTACGTGGGGTACGTGGGTGTAAGGCATTCTGAGATTAATCCatatgaaaaatatgaaaccattAGATTTAAGATGATTTTTTTAATACTGAGTACAAAAAGGGAACATGTGCTATGGAACCAGTGGCGGAGGCAGGATTGGGCCCAGGAGGggctctcctcttcttccttctccatCATCTCCTACCCTCATTCTTCTTCCTCAAATTTGTAGGAGGAGCTCCATTGGATTTCTAGCGGTAGGATGGGTTTGAGCCCCTCCAAACCCACCGATGAATCCACCCTTGTATGGAACATACATGATCTTAATATTtgagaaaattatttttagtacAATGACGTTGGTTTAAACATGTGAGATGTGAAATATTAACCTCTACTTAAATCCAACATGCATTACTTCTTAAGATCAACTTGCACACTGATACATTGCTTCTTCTACGAGCAATACACCCTTATGCGCCATCTGCCATACCAATGCTGCCTTTGTCTTTGGCATTACCGAAAGCATACCCGAATAAACAGCATCAGAAACCAAAGATGCCAACCAAAACAATGCAATGATGATGCTAGGCTAGCAAAGCTCAGTAACCCTAGCACAAAAAAACTGAGTCGCTATAACAACTAGACAAGTCCTAAACTAGTAGTACTAGTACCACCATTAACGTACTACAATCATGCTACATCAAGGGGGGCAAATCATGCTCACATTTTACAAAAGCCATTTATGTGACGATATGCATCAGAAGAAAAGCCGACACCATCACGCAATATCCCAAAAGTTCAGGGGCCAATGCTCAGCCGCAGCGAGCAACCCAGCCTTGAGCTCGATAAGCTGCGAGCCTAAAAATAACCCACCTTAGGCCATGCCCCATGACACGCCATTATTCTGGACTGGGCAGGCGCTCCCCCATCGACCACAGCTGCCTCCACTCTCTGACAACCGGGCCACACCTGAGCCCGGTCCCACCGCCCAGTGTCAGGGGCCCCTGGACCCGGGATCCAGCGTGTCATGTGCCGACGGCGCTGTCACGTTAGATTAGTAGGCTGTCACCTCGCTAATAATTTAAACTTGTCGAGCGGGCAAGTGTCGCTTTTGGGAGAAGGGTCTCGCCCGCTGTGTGTCTGAAGGAACCTGCTTGTTTTGAATAAGCTCCTGCATCTGCTAGTGACATTTGGGGCAGGGAACACGAGGTCAAACCGACGGGTTCCCCGGTGCGAATGGAGGTCAAACCTGCCTGTGCTGGAGGGCACCGAGACGTCTCGGTAAGGGCCTTGATCCCATCAAGGCGAGAGAGGACCGAATTTCACTCGAATTCATAGAGTTTCGAAGATATTCAAACGATAGGATCGAGTTCGTCAGCGACGagtcgtttcaaaaaaaaaaagattcagcGGCAATGATATCGTATGGTATCTCAAACTAACGCTGATGAAGAGTATGAGTCGAGGACATGGACAAAACTTGCAATTGGCAATCGGTCCAAGTTCCAGCACAATCTGCGATGATAAAAGAAGAATGAGATGCCAAGCTGCATGTGAAATCATCCAGCCCAAGAATTTCAGAGCCACGGGATTCAATTCCAGGGCCTCCACATGTCATTGACCAGTCCCGTGCAGCCGATTCCACGGATTGAAAAATCTGGAGGAATCTTGGTAGCATGCATGTACACTGCAAACTGCAGCTAGCCCGGTCCTTCAGAAATCAACAGGGACAGGTTTCTTGTGGAAACAGTAGGCAATAATGATCAGGGCCCGTAAATCTGGTCGATGTAGATCCCATGCATCAAGCTCCTGACAAAAATCCAACTGCTGGCTACTAGCAACAAATGCCCGACAGTTACTGCAGCAcaagtgcacaacttgggaTCTGACAGCATCATTGCGATGCTGGAAAATCAGCATCTCCAGAATATAACATACATTTCTTGGATAAGCTCAAGTGTTGGCAAAAGAACCAGTTCTGGATTAGGAATCATTGGGTAGAAGAAGAAATGTGGTAGGCAGATTTTACTTTCTTTTCCAAGAGGGCAACATGCTTGTCGAGCATGGACACCACCGCCTCGAACTCAGTCACCTGTTGATCAATCGCGTCAATCTGCGATACGTACTCGTCAAAGCCCCGGCTTTTCTTGTTCAGCTGCTCCACAAAGACTCGCAGACCAGCAGCAACATCACCATAGTTGCTGTATTCCTGTGCTACACGGTCATTCATCTTCTCAAGCAGAGCCAGCTGATTGTTAGTCCCCTGAAATCAATGAGAAACATGCTGGAAATCAATTATTATTGATGTATGAACAAATCGAAACGGAAAGATGCTTGTAACCGCAAATGCCAGCATACAACATAACCAACACATGTTAATTAATAACCATATAATCCTAGCAAGGAACATTACTGAGGGTTCAACTTCCATACAATATATGAAAACAATCTGCCTTTCATTTCAAAGGTCAGATTAAGGGGGGAATTGTTCTCGTAATTTTAATGAATGTATTCATTCTTTTCAAGTTATTTTACCCTATTCTGTCTGAGTATATTGCAAGCCACCAAGCACATGTAATTTGTTACTCAATTCGTGGTATTAACATTTTCTGATAAAACTGAGACTCAATCTGTCACAAGCACAACAAAATTGAAAACAATATCATTGCTTGGTAGCAGCAGTAACATTAACATATTTACATATATAGAGCAGTAGTCTTGCAAATAACAGAACAT
This window of the Panicum virgatum strain AP13 chromosome 1K, P.virgatum_v5, whole genome shotgun sequence genome carries:
- the LOC120648411 gene encoding biogenesis of lysosome-related organelles complex 1 subunit 2, which produces MASSNPAVVEAAGQRDELAESLAELFANVSVMVRGELQGTNNQLALLEKMNDRVAQEYSNYGDVAAGLRVFVEQLNKKSRGFDEYVSQIDAIDQQVTEFEAVVSMLDKHVALLEKKVKSAYHISSSTQ